The Mycolicibacterium monacense genome contains the following window.
GTCGACGCGGCGGTCGGCCGCGACACCCCGCTGCGGCTGCTGTACGCCATCGAACCGGCCGACCACGATGTCGCGGCGGCGGCGCGTGGACTCGCCATCGCGGACCTCGCCGTGCGCGATGTGTTCACCGCCATCCAGGCGACCGAGCGTCCGGTTCGCATCGAGGTGGAGATCGTGCAGGACAGCGCTGTGCGGGCACTTGCGTCGGCGTCCCGGTCGGCGGCGCTGGTGTGCGTCGGCGCGGTCGGTCTACAGGACGCCATCCCGGGCCGTATCGGCTCCACCGCCGCCACGCTGGCGCGTTCGGCGCACTGCCCGGTGGCGCTGGTGCGCCACAACACCGACGGCTACGTCCTGGCCGAGGTCGAGGACTGGTCCGACAGCGGCGCCGTGCTGCGCCATGCGGTCGACGAGGCGCTGCTGCGCCGCGTTCCGCTACGGGTGTTGACGCCGGGCTCGGAGTCGGCGCGAGCGCCGGCGGCCCGCACCCTGGACGGCTGGCGACGACGCCATCCCGATCTCGAGATCGACCTGTTGACCAGCGACGACGGGGTTGTGGACTTTCTGGCCGGTGACGCAGGCCGGGTGCAGCTCGTCGTCGTCGGTGCTGAAAGAGCGCGCGGCCCAGGCGAGTTCACCGACCCGCGCGGACGGTCGGTGCTGCGGGAGGCCGGATGCACGCTGCTCACTTGCCATCGGCAGCATCGGTTGTGAGACTGTCGACCATGGTCAGGGTCTTTCTCGTCGACGATCACGAGGTGGTGCGTCGCGGGCTCATAGACCTGCTGAGCGCCGATCCCGAACTGGACGTGGTGGGCGAGGCCGACTCGGTGGCCTCGGCGCTGGCCCGCATCCCCACCCTGCAACCCGACGTCGCGGTCCTCGACGTGCGGCTGCCCGACGGTAACGGCATCGAACTGTGCCGCGACCTGCTGTCCCGGCTGCCCGACCTGCGGTGCCTGATGCTGACTTCGTTCACCTCCGACGAGGCGATGCTCGATGCGATCCTGGCCGGGGCCAGCGGATTCGTCGTCAAGGACATCAAGGGGATGGAGTTGGCGCAGGCGATCAAGGACGTCGGGGCCGGCCGTTCGCTGCTGGACAACCGCGCCGCGGCGGCGCTGATGTCCAAGCTGCGCGGCGACGTCGAACGCTCCGATCCGCTCTCGGGACTGTCCGCCCAGGAGCGGGTGCTGCTCGACCTGCTCGGGGAGGGTCTGACCAACAAGCAGATCGCCGCGCGGATGTTCCTGGCCGAGAAGACGGTCAAGAACTACGTGTCCCGGCTGCTGGCCAAACTGGGGATGGAGCGGCGCACCCAGGCCGCGGTGTTCGTATCGAAGCTCGACCGCCCCGGGCAGCGTGACAGCTAGGTTGGCGGGATGACCGAGCCGATCGGTCCCGACGAGCCGCGCGGGCCGGGTCCGCTGCGCGACACGCTGTCGGGGCTGCGGCTGCGCGAACTGCTCACCGAGGTGCAGGACCGCATCGAGATGATCGTCGAGGGCCGCGACCGCCTCGACGGCCTGGTCGACGCGATGCTCGTCGTCACGGCGGGCCTCGAACTCGACGTCAC
Protein-coding sequences here:
- a CDS encoding universal stress protein produces the protein MTERHPVVVGIDGSRAALDAALWAVDAAVGRDTPLRLLYAIEPADHDVAAAARGLAIADLAVRDVFTAIQATERPVRIEVEIVQDSAVRALASASRSAALVCVGAVGLQDAIPGRIGSTAATLARSAHCPVALVRHNTDGYVLAEVEDWSDSGAVLRHAVDEALLRRVPLRVLTPGSESARAPAARTLDGWRRRHPDLEIDLLTSDDGVVDFLAGDAGRVQLVVVGAERARGPGEFTDPRGRSVLREAGCTLLTCHRQHRL
- the dosR gene encoding hypoxia response regulator transcription factor DosR/DevR — translated: MVRVFLVDDHEVVRRGLIDLLSADPELDVVGEADSVASALARIPTLQPDVAVLDVRLPDGNGIELCRDLLSRLPDLRCLMLTSFTSDEAMLDAILAGASGFVVKDIKGMELAQAIKDVGAGRSLLDNRAAAALMSKLRGDVERSDPLSGLSAQERVLLDLLGEGLTNKQIAARMFLAEKTVKNYVSRLLAKLGMERRTQAAVFVSKLDRPGQRDS